One part of the Halostagnicola larsenii XH-48 genome encodes these proteins:
- a CDS encoding DUF7541 family protein: protein MDGTPEQRRSSAWPIVAAFGIVATEAGVLFGLVVISVGGVIAVGASCASMVHEAGYARDPWRPLRFFGVAVAGLSAVVWILAAATITPTALASAAATDGIAVRAAIVLGAAVILILAGFTGPIVSEIGNPSGRDPEY from the coding sequence ATGGACGGAACGCCCGAACAGCGGCGCTCGAGTGCGTGGCCGATAGTAGCCGCGTTCGGCATCGTCGCGACCGAAGCCGGCGTACTGTTCGGACTCGTCGTGATCTCCGTCGGCGGCGTCATCGCCGTCGGTGCCAGCTGTGCGAGCATGGTTCACGAGGCCGGGTACGCGAGGGACCCGTGGCGGCCGCTACGATTCTTCGGTGTGGCCGTCGCCGGCCTCAGCGCGGTGGTCTGGATCCTCGCCGCTGCCACGATAACGCCGACCGCCCTCGCCAGCGCCGCGGCGACCGACGGAATCGCCGTCCGAGCGGCAATCGTTCTCGGAGCGGCAGTGATACTGATTCTCGCGGGATTTACGGGCCCCATCGTCTCGGAAATCGGAAATCCGAGCGGTCGAGACCCCGAGTACTGA
- a CDS encoding DUF6789 family protein — protein sequence MSELADHTDERTGRSHRSMKRLTRAIAAGIAATTVMSLMLLMLEVQTRSEMEIFSVIARFIGTPNSPTIGFVLFAIAGSVAWPLLFLALEPYLPRGPDPAARGVVFATILWVPFVITGRGDISGPLVVLFGAYTLFAHWVYGFTLGAVYGRLSNQP from the coding sequence ATGAGCGAACTGGCAGATCACACCGATGAACGAACTGGTAGATCACACCGATCGATGAAACGGCTCACGCGCGCGATCGCCGCCGGCATCGCCGCGACCACAGTCATGTCGCTGATGCTGTTGATGCTCGAGGTCCAGACTCGCTCGGAGATGGAGATCTTCTCCGTGATTGCCCGGTTCATCGGAACGCCAAACAGTCCGACGATCGGGTTCGTCCTGTTCGCCATCGCCGGATCGGTCGCCTGGCCGCTTTTGTTTCTCGCACTCGAACCGTACCTCCCCCGCGGACCGGATCCCGCCGCCCGCGGCGTCGTGTTCGCGACGATCCTCTGGGTTCCGTTCGTGATCACGGGCCGGGGTGACATCAGCGGACCATTGGTCGTTCTGTTCGGAGCGTACACGCTGTTTGCCCACTGGGTGTATGGGTTCACCCTCGGTGCGGTGTATGGCCGTCTCTCAAACCAACCATGA
- a CDS encoding cbb3-type cytochrome c oxidase subunit I, with protein sequence MVGTIPGVVLAATVLVTLAAYFHFRSDRPAKSFADGGTASATIGLTGTEKPTGILRWFTTVDHKDIGLLYILFGTVAALWGMTDAMMMRSELLVPESAIWNVETYNAVFTTHGLTMLFFFVTPVFTGIANYVLPLLLGADDLAFPRINAIAFWLLPPSLVMVRGGLITDIVGMVVGVLPVDVTVFEALEPVAMGWTMYAPLSVEMVNPQISVALLGLHLSGVATTMAAINFIVTIFTERPDDLGWDKLDIFSWNMLVTSGLILLAFPLLGSTLIMLLLDRNFGTTFFAVEGGGPMLWQHLFWFFGHPEVYILVLPAFGLISLILPKFCGRRLFGFRFIVYSTIAIGILSFGVWAHHMFATGMDPRLRASFMAVSLAIAIPSAIKEFNWIATMWNGNLKLTAPLICIIGGMSTFVIGGITGVFLASVPVDLVLHDTHYVVGHFHLIVVGIIPLAMIAASYYWFPLITGRMYNQRLARIQALILIVGAFITFIPLLILGYMGMPRRYGVYPAEFITLNQVASVGAFILGASVILWVVNMIQSARAGPIVRDADVWDLKETGQFTREWQWFEERLEQGQVGPARAIDDAGVGAIDDGGVDADVGPKERADREDTGDGQNERRSETETDDGETDSES encoded by the coding sequence ATGGTAGGTACCATTCCCGGCGTTGTGCTTGCTGCGACCGTATTAGTAACGCTCGCTGCGTACTTTCACTTCCGGAGCGATCGCCCCGCGAAATCGTTCGCCGATGGTGGGACCGCATCGGCGACGATCGGGCTAACGGGTACGGAGAAACCGACCGGTATCCTGCGGTGGTTCACGACCGTCGACCACAAGGATATCGGGCTGTTGTACATCCTGTTCGGAACGGTAGCGGCCCTGTGGGGAATGACCGACGCGATGATGATGCGCAGCGAATTGCTGGTACCGGAGAGTGCGATCTGGAACGTCGAGACCTACAACGCGGTGTTTACCACCCACGGGCTCACGATGCTGTTTTTCTTCGTGACGCCGGTGTTTACCGGGATCGCCAACTACGTGCTACCGCTGTTGCTCGGTGCGGATGATCTGGCGTTCCCCCGGATCAACGCGATCGCGTTCTGGTTGCTCCCGCCGTCGCTCGTGATGGTCCGCGGCGGGCTTATTACGGACATCGTCGGAATGGTCGTCGGCGTGTTGCCGGTCGACGTGACCGTTTTCGAGGCGCTCGAGCCAGTCGCGATGGGATGGACTATGTACGCGCCGCTGTCGGTCGAGATGGTGAATCCGCAGATCAGCGTCGCGTTGCTCGGGCTTCACTTGAGCGGCGTCGCGACGACCATGGCGGCGATAAATTTCATCGTCACGATCTTCACGGAGCGGCCGGACGATCTGGGCTGGGACAAACTGGATATCTTCTCGTGGAATATGCTGGTGACCAGCGGCCTGATTCTGCTCGCGTTTCCCCTGCTTGGCAGCACGCTGATCATGCTGTTGCTCGATCGCAACTTCGGAACGACGTTCTTCGCGGTCGAGGGCGGCGGGCCGATGCTCTGGCAACACCTGTTCTGGTTCTTCGGCCATCCGGAGGTGTACATCTTGGTTCTGCCGGCGTTCGGGCTGATAAGCCTCATATTGCCGAAGTTCTGCGGTCGCCGGCTGTTCGGCTTCCGCTTTATCGTCTACTCGACGATCGCGATCGGGATCCTCTCGTTCGGTGTCTGGGCCCATCACATGTTCGCGACCGGGATGGATCCTCGGTTGCGCGCGAGTTTCATGGCCGTCTCGTTGGCCATCGCCATACCGAGTGCGATCAAGGAGTTCAACTGGATCGCCACGATGTGGAACGGGAATCTCAAGCTTACCGCGCCCTTGATCTGCATCATCGGCGGCATGAGTACGTTCGTGATCGGCGGCATCACGGGGGTCTTTCTCGCTTCGGTGCCGGTCGACCTCGTCCTCCACGACACCCACTACGTCGTCGGTCACTTCCACCTCATCGTCGTCGGCATCATCCCGCTCGCGATGATCGCGGCGAGTTACTACTGGTTCCCGCTGATCACCGGCCGGATGTACAACCAGCGCCTCGCGCGAATCCAGGCCCTGATTCTAATCGTTGGCGCGTTCATCACGTTCATTCCGCTTTTGATCCTCGGATACATGGGAATGCCCCGCCGGTACGGCGTCTACCCCGCGGAGTTCATCACGCTCAATCAGGTCGCCTCCGTCGGCGCGTTCATCCTCGGTGCGAGCGTGATCCTCTGGGTGGTGAACATGATCCAGTCCGCTCGAGCCGGTCCGATCGTCCGCGATGCCGACGTCTGGGACTTGAAAGAAACCGGCCAGTTCACCCGCGAGTGGCAGTGGTTCGAAGAGCGCCTCGAGCAGGGACAGGTCGGGCCCGCTCGAGCGATCGACGACGCCGGTGTCGGAGCTATCGACGACGGTGGAGTGGATGCCGACGTTGGTCCGAAAGAGCGGGCGGACAGAGAGGATACTGGCGATGGTCAAAACGAGCGGCGGTCCGAAACGGAGACGGACGACGGGGAGACCGACTCCGAGTCCTAG
- a CDS encoding ParA family protein — protein sequence MYTYAVWSSERGPHTSGIIASLARAHAERDDRVLVVDFTPPGDGLTEYFGLEPGDEGDENVVSHLIEENDDPFEQLIRSAEPGVDIVPTHEHLADLENTLKQNAKLAEISSSSRNYEYPKSEQLHRVLSDSKVFYEYDIILIDARSETNQHAYNGVYAAQNVLIPYESGTDLEAVTTDFEDIRDTLESIDVEPLGTVPMGIDPNNTGDLGGASGDLPSMGISIADCPSLFEDARVARSSFLEFDANEEYRQLEPHERSVVASIEELAEVIATTLKNPC from the coding sequence ATGTACACCTACGCCGTCTGGTCCAGCGAACGTGGGCCTCACACGAGCGGTATTATCGCGAGTCTCGCTCGAGCGCACGCCGAACGCGACGACCGGGTTCTCGTCGTCGATTTCACACCGCCGGGCGACGGGCTGACGGAGTACTTCGGGCTCGAGCCCGGCGACGAAGGTGACGAAAACGTCGTCTCCCATCTCATCGAAGAGAACGACGATCCGTTCGAGCAACTCATCCGGAGCGCAGAACCGGGCGTCGATATCGTCCCGACGCACGAACACCTCGCCGACCTCGAGAATACGCTCAAACAGAACGCGAAGCTCGCCGAAATTTCCTCCTCGAGCAGAAACTACGAGTACCCCAAATCGGAGCAGCTTCACCGCGTTCTCTCGGATTCCAAAGTATTCTATGAATACGACATTATCCTGATCGACGCGAGATCGGAGACCAACCAACACGCCTACAACGGCGTGTACGCCGCACAGAACGTGCTGATCCCCTACGAGTCGGGTACCGACCTCGAGGCCGTGACGACCGATTTCGAAGATATCCGGGACACCCTCGAGTCGATCGACGTCGAACCACTCGGTACGGTTCCGATGGGCATTGATCCCAACAATACTGGGGATCTAGGCGGAGCTTCCGGGGATCTACCGTCGATGGGGATTTCGATCGCGGACTGCCCGTCGCTGTTCGAAGACGCTCGAGTCGCTCGCTCGAGTTTCCTCGAGTTCGACGCGAACGAGGAGTACCGACAGCTGGAGCCACACGAGCGAAGCGTCGTGGCCTCGATCGAGGAACTCGCCGAGGTTATCGCGACGACGCTGAAGAACCCGTGTTGA
- a CDS encoding MATE family efflux transporter — MVRRVPNPFRQLILWIGLALARLGLIDRERARRTADLAWPRIVTGLARMSKNAVDVAMVGVAVGSGAIAGVGFAAPYWGLAFALGGGVAGGTIALVSQRYGAERFDQMGQAVRSSVVCVLAVTVPVAAVFWAFPVELISLISDNQEAVEHGANYLQIVALGIPFAGLNLIGSRTFVGMDDSWTPMVVRAGGAVANIVLNSVLIFGFDMGVVGAALGTVLANVVVTSVFGIGLIAGRLPGLGSFDVSISPVGTYLDGETIWDLTTIGLPVLGSKLVWTIAEFPMLAIVDIFGQDTVAAYVIARRIWGLMNTPGWGFGLAASSLVGQHLGTGDEHTAEQYGREIVYFSAAVYLVAAVIVFVLAEPITLAFTDDPSELSVPTAVALIRAACGAIVFKGVHTAAAGALNGSGDTRWPFYSQLLGMFGLSIPVAYLGATAVTIPNIGPIPILELTISGGTIPALGLTGLCLTFFAETLTPALINYYRFSTGKWKAISRSYRPDAAPADD; from the coding sequence TTGGTACGACGTGTTCCGAACCCGTTCCGACAACTCATCCTGTGGATCGGTCTCGCGCTCGCCCGCCTCGGTCTGATCGACCGCGAGCGGGCGCGCCGGACGGCCGACCTCGCCTGGCCACGGATCGTGACCGGGCTCGCACGGATGTCGAAAAACGCCGTCGACGTCGCGATGGTCGGCGTTGCGGTCGGGTCGGGTGCCATCGCCGGCGTCGGTTTCGCCGCACCGTACTGGGGACTCGCGTTCGCACTCGGCGGCGGCGTCGCGGGCGGAACGATCGCCCTGGTCTCACAGCGCTACGGTGCCGAGCGCTTCGATCAGATGGGGCAGGCGGTCCGCTCGAGCGTCGTCTGCGTGCTGGCGGTAACGGTACCGGTCGCGGCCGTGTTCTGGGCGTTCCCCGTCGAACTCATTTCGCTGATCAGCGACAATCAGGAGGCGGTCGAGCACGGGGCGAACTACCTCCAGATCGTCGCGTTGGGAATCCCCTTCGCCGGGCTAAATCTGATCGGTAGCCGGACGTTCGTCGGGATGGACGATTCGTGGACGCCGATGGTCGTCCGCGCGGGTGGAGCGGTCGCGAATATCGTCCTCAACTCGGTGCTCATCTTCGGTTTCGACATGGGCGTCGTCGGTGCAGCGCTCGGAACCGTCCTCGCGAACGTTGTCGTAACGAGCGTGTTCGGAATCGGGTTAATCGCGGGGCGGCTTCCGGGACTCGGTTCGTTCGACGTCAGCATCAGCCCCGTCGGGACCTACCTCGACGGCGAGACAATTTGGGACCTGACGACCATCGGCCTCCCCGTGTTGGGATCGAAACTCGTCTGGACCATCGCCGAGTTCCCGATGCTCGCCATCGTCGACATCTTCGGACAGGACACTGTCGCCGCCTACGTCATCGCCCGCCGGATCTGGGGGCTGATGAACACGCCCGGCTGGGGTTTCGGACTGGCCGCCTCGAGTCTGGTCGGCCAGCACCTCGGAACGGGCGACGAGCACACCGCAGAGCAGTACGGCCGAGAGATCGTCTACTTCTCCGCGGCGGTCTATCTGGTCGCTGCGGTGATCGTCTTCGTGCTCGCAGAGCCGATCACGCTGGCGTTTACCGACGATCCGAGCGAGCTGTCAGTGCCGACAGCGGTCGCGCTCATCCGAGCGGCCTGCGGGGCGATCGTCTTCAAGGGCGTCCACACCGCGGCTGCGGGCGCGCTCAACGGCAGCGGAGACACGCGATGGCCGTTCTACAGCCAACTGCTCGGGATGTTCGGGCTATCGATTCCGGTCGCCTACCTCGGCGCGACGGCCGTCACGATTCCGAATATCGGTCCGATTCCGATCCTCGAGCTCACCATCTCGGGCGGGACGATACCGGCGCTGGGGCTCACCGGTCTCTGTCTCACTTTCTTCGCCGAGACGCTCACGCCGGCCCTGATCAACTACTACCGGTTCTCGACCGGCAAGTGGAAGGCCATCAGTCGAAGTTATCGGCCTGACGCGGCCCCCGCTGACGACTGA
- a CDS encoding amidase translates to MGNTTRSIEEATIGQLHRAFEAGTLTSEELVERYEERIESYDRNGPELNAIVTHNENAADRAAELDTKFDESGAFIGPLHGIPVVVKDHVETTDLPTSYGSEAFEEYYPETESGVTQRLQDAGAIILAKTTMPDWATSWFGFSSLTGRTKNPYDPARDPGGSSSGTGAAVAANLATVGIGTDCGGSIRVPASFDNLVGVRVTPGLISRAGVSPLVSQQDTAGPMTRTIRDAAKMLDVLVDYDERDELTGNTELVKTEGSYTNALRADGLDGARVGVLRDGFGDDDNPDAAPVNEVTDSAITRIGNVGAEIVDPVEIPRLEEYLGETMLYILQSKRDLNDFLAERDGPADSVDELYENGQYHELLDLFIGFAEDGPDDLSDHLEYWKRRNAQHDFQQDILNVFAAHDLDAIIYPDVQVVPPTAEEIRDGKYETMTFATNTIVASQSLCSAVSVPAGFTDDGLPVGLELLGRPFDEPTLLELAYSFEQATEHRRPPETTPPISE, encoded by the coding sequence ATGGGCAACACAACACGTTCCATCGAGGAAGCGACGATCGGGCAGCTCCATCGAGCCTTCGAGGCGGGAACGCTCACCAGCGAGGAACTCGTCGAGCGGTACGAAGAACGCATCGAGAGCTACGACCGAAACGGTCCGGAACTCAATGCGATCGTCACGCACAACGAAAACGCGGCGGATCGAGCAGCTGAACTCGACACCAAGTTCGACGAATCGGGGGCGTTCATCGGCCCGTTGCACGGCATTCCGGTAGTCGTCAAAGACCACGTCGAAACGACTGATCTCCCGACGTCGTACGGCTCGGAAGCGTTCGAGGAATATTACCCGGAAACGGAATCGGGCGTAACCCAGCGCCTGCAGGACGCTGGGGCGATTATTCTGGCGAAAACGACCATGCCCGACTGGGCCACGTCGTGGTTCGGCTTCTCCTCGCTGACGGGCCGGACGAAAAATCCCTACGACCCGGCGCGCGACCCGGGCGGCTCGAGCAGCGGGACCGGCGCAGCCGTCGCTGCGAACCTGGCGACCGTCGGCATCGGAACGGACTGTGGCGGCTCGATTCGCGTCCCCGCGTCCTTCGACAACCTCGTGGGCGTTCGCGTAACGCCGGGGCTGATCAGCCGCGCCGGGGTAAGTCCGCTGGTCTCCCAGCAGGACACCGCCGGTCCGATGACACGCACGATCCGCGACGCGGCCAAGATGCTCGACGTGCTCGTTGACTACGACGAGCGCGACGAACTGACGGGAAACACCGAACTCGTCAAAACGGAGGGATCGTACACGAACGCGCTCCGCGCCGACGGGTTAGACGGCGCTCGAGTCGGCGTCCTTCGAGACGGGTTCGGCGACGACGATAATCCCGACGCTGCGCCGGTCAACGAGGTGACTGACAGCGCTATCACGAGGATCGGAAACGTCGGTGCAGAAATCGTCGATCCGGTGGAAATCCCCCGACTCGAGGAGTACCTCGGCGAGACGATGTTGTACATCCTCCAGTCCAAACGGGACCTCAACGATTTTCTCGCCGAACGAGACGGACCGGCCGACTCCGTCGACGAACTGTACGAAAACGGGCAGTACCACGAACTGCTCGACCTGTTTATCGGCTTCGCCGAAGACGGGCCGGACGACCTCTCGGACCACCTCGAGTACTGGAAACGCCGAAACGCCCAGCACGACTTTCAACAGGACATTCTAAACGTCTTCGCTGCCCATGACCTCGACGCGATCATCTATCCGGACGTCCAGGTCGTACCCCCGACGGCCGAGGAGATCCGGGACGGAAAGTACGAAACGATGACGTTCGCGACGAACACGATCGTCGCCTCGCAATCGCTCTGTAGTGCCGTCTCCGTCCCGGCGGGGTTCACCGACGACGGCCTGCCGGTCGGGCTCGAACTGCTCGGACGACCGTTCGACGAACCGACGCTGCTCGAACTGGCCTACTCGTTCGAACAGGCGACGGAACACCGCCGACCACCCGAAACCACACCGCCGATATCGGAGTGA
- a CDS encoding MazG nucleotide pyrophosphohydrolase domain-containing protein: protein MDNQHQTAVATFLAEHDLESPPENHVLDLSAEVGEIAGAVNASSDYGSSPEQIDVPRDELGDAMFSLLAVCSALEVDASAALEESLEKYEQRIGETGTPGSEGTDH, encoded by the coding sequence ATGGACAACCAACACCAGACAGCAGTTGCAACGTTTCTCGCCGAACACGACCTCGAGAGTCCGCCGGAGAATCACGTCCTCGACCTCTCCGCGGAAGTCGGTGAAATCGCCGGGGCGGTTAACGCCTCGAGCGACTACGGCTCCTCGCCCGAACAGATTGACGTCCCCCGGGACGAACTCGGCGACGCGATGTTCTCGTTGCTCGCTGTGTGTTCGGCCCTCGAGGTAGACGCCTCGGCCGCGCTCGAGGAATCGCTCGAAAAGTACGAGCAACGGATCGGAGAGACGGGAACGCCGGGTTCGGAAGGAACCGACCACTAG
- a CDS encoding DUF6789 family protein, translating to MTDGDESPSNATAEQAQAVSGAPANQDEDLGAELDITPRVVLSAFAGGALGLIAMVPILFVPPAFLDLFQADTIVDVAELGRALGLEPNLLLGIVVFVGGGTIALPLLFVVAGAFLPPREPRSARAITFATIMWTGFVIAFWPGEYAGVLFLGLSLSAHWVYGYVLGAVMQRFAHIPQHSV from the coding sequence ATGACCGACGGGGACGAATCACCTTCGAACGCGACCGCAGAGCAAGCGCAGGCGGTTTCGGGCGCACCAGCCAATCAGGACGAGGATCTCGGCGCGGAACTCGACATCACCCCCCGGGTCGTGCTGTCCGCGTTCGCCGGGGGCGCTCTCGGCCTGATCGCAATGGTGCCGATCCTCTTCGTTCCGCCGGCGTTCCTCGATCTCTTTCAAGCGGACACGATCGTCGACGTCGCCGAACTCGGCCGAGCGCTCGGCCTCGAGCCGAACCTCCTGCTCGGCATCGTCGTCTTCGTCGGCGGCGGGACGATCGCGCTGCCGCTGCTTTTCGTCGTTGCCGGCGCGTTTCTGCCGCCTCGAGAGCCCCGATCCGCTCGCGCGATTACGTTCGCGACGATCATGTGGACAGGCTTCGTCATCGCCTTCTGGCCCGGCGAGTACGCGGGCGTTCTCTTTCTCGGGCTGTCGCTTTCCGCTCACTGGGTTTACGGCTACGTGCTCGGAGCGGTGATGCAGCGATTCGCACATATTCCGCAGCACTCTGTGTGA
- the coxB gene encoding cytochrome c oxidase subunit II — translation MRSVHRPVLVATLGLLGLAAVPGVAVASSVTDQLIQNLNQQLLYLAVPIAVLVEIILVYTVWRFRANGDNADGPQPTRENRQLEITWTIATAIVLLFVGTASFHALAHPMVSTILDDPQSEQGPADAPEGAIEVNVVAEQWQFTYEYPDENVTTSEALVLPENQSVYIYITSNDVVHSFHVPELGLKQDAIPGERHLLRTELTGQGEYRVYCAELCGTGHAEMLSSVEVVSEDEYESWLDEQRSESTGESE, via the coding sequence ATGCGGAGTGTACATCGCCCCGTACTCGTCGCTACGCTAGGTTTGCTCGGCTTAGCCGCCGTTCCTGGTGTCGCTGTCGCCAGCTCGGTTACGGATCAACTGATCCAAAATCTCAACCAACAGCTACTCTACCTCGCCGTGCCGATCGCGGTTCTCGTCGAGATCATCCTCGTTTACACGGTCTGGCGGTTCCGCGCCAACGGTGATAACGCCGACGGACCGCAACCGACCCGGGAGAACCGACAGCTCGAGATTACCTGGACGATCGCAACCGCAATCGTGTTGTTGTTCGTCGGCACGGCTTCGTTTCACGCGCTGGCACATCCGATGGTGTCGACGATACTCGACGACCCACAGAGCGAGCAGGGGCCAGCCGACGCGCCCGAGGGCGCTATCGAAGTCAACGTCGTCGCAGAGCAGTGGCAGTTCACGTATGAGTATCCGGACGAGAACGTGACGACCAGCGAGGCGTTGGTCCTTCCCGAAAACCAATCCGTGTACATCTATATCACGTCCAACGACGTCGTACACTCGTTCCACGTTCCGGAGTTGGGGCTGAAACAAGACGCGATACCGGGGGAGAGACATCTCCTCCGGACCGAGTTAACGGGACAGGGGGAGTACCGAGTCTACTGCGCTGAACTGTGTGGCACCGGTCACGCCGAAATGTTGTCGTCAGTCGAGGTCGTGAGCGAAGATGAATACGAATCGTGGCTCGACGAGCAACGATCGGAATCGACCGGTGAGAGTGAATGA
- a CDS encoding DUF6684 family protein: MLEWLSRETAVDASINAAPILILAYFAVLFEVVSPWQFELLPVVLTHTLTMLPLILLLFVTYLAARLIERDASRS; encoded by the coding sequence ATGTTGGAGTGGCTCTCTCGAGAGACGGCGGTTGACGCCTCGATCAATGCAGCCCCCATACTCATCCTCGCCTACTTCGCTGTGCTTTTCGAGGTCGTTTCCCCCTGGCAGTTCGAACTGTTGCCCGTCGTACTCACCCACACACTGACGATGTTACCGTTGATCCTCCTGCTTTTCGTGACGTACCTCGCCGCGCGGCTGATCGAACGGGATGCGAGCCGATCTTGA
- a CDS encoding cytochrome c oxidase subunit 3 encodes MGSAVDGDLNEGTDDEHEHAPPADEDWPRGFGEASWWPLVTGVGIAGLYFGAALVLLSRGDDPLVGSVLGPIALVGGITFFLGGLYGWTYHAFVRSYWDGPSTPAENGIDLRWGMVLFLATDIMTFSAGFVYYFFIRTGSWPPGELPSLVSWIVLANTAILIASSVTLHVAHEAIRDGNRRRFIVLLGLTVLLGLVFVGGQLFEYYELLVVDGIGITDVFGSSFFALTGLHGLHVALGVILLGIVFVRGVTGQFSADRHTSVSTVSMYWHFVDLVWIILVVTLYVGSVA; translated from the coding sequence ATGGGATCGGCCGTCGACGGCGATCTGAACGAGGGGACTGATGACGAGCACGAGCACGCTCCGCCGGCTGATGAGGACTGGCCTCGAGGATTCGGTGAAGCGAGCTGGTGGCCCCTGGTAACCGGCGTCGGAATCGCCGGCCTCTACTTCGGTGCCGCGCTCGTGCTTCTGTCCCGCGGCGACGACCCGCTCGTGGGCAGCGTGCTCGGGCCTATCGCCCTCGTTGGCGGGATCACGTTCTTCCTGGGCGGCTTATACGGGTGGACGTATCACGCGTTCGTCCGTTCGTACTGGGACGGACCGTCGACGCCGGCGGAGAACGGAATCGATCTGCGATGGGGGATGGTTCTCTTTCTCGCGACCGATATCATGACGTTCAGCGCCGGCTTCGTCTATTACTTCTTTATTCGAACGGGCTCGTGGCCGCCCGGCGAACTTCCATCGTTGGTCTCGTGGATCGTCCTCGCGAACACCGCCATCCTGATCGCCAGTAGCGTGACGTTGCACGTCGCTCACGAGGCGATTCGCGACGGAAACCGTCGCCGATTTATCGTCCTACTCGGGCTAACGGTCCTCCTCGGCCTCGTTTTCGTCGGCGGTCAACTGTTCGAGTACTACGAACTCCTGGTCGTCGACGGAATCGGAATCACCGACGTCTTCGGGAGCAGTTTCTTCGCCCTGACGGGACTCCACGGACTCCACGTCGCGCTGGGTGTGATACTCCTCGGAATCGTGTTCGTCCGGGGTGTTACCGGCCAGTTCTCCGCGGATCGCCATACGTCCGTCTCGACGGTTTCGATGTACTGGCATTTCGTCGATCTCGTGTGGATCATCCTCGTCGTGACGCTGTACGTCGGCTCGGTGGCCTAA